In one window of Chlamydiota bacterium DNA:
- a CDS encoding pyridoxal phosphate-dependent aminotransferase, translated as MNTLLKTHTVLAKRVMAISESETLAINARSGELKAQGVDVVSFAAGEPDFDTPDHIKEFAKKAIDEGFTKYTPSGGTLELKKAICEKFKKDQNLDYAPENVIVSCGAKHSLFNAILSLCDKDDEVIIPVPYWVTYPELVRLANATPVFLRTREEEGFKINPVNLKKVVSRKTKVIIMNSPSNPTGSAYTQDELKEIAKIVFSGGVYVISDEIYSELLYDEMKHTSLANFNKDQTLVVNGVSKSYSMTGWRIGYLAGPSQIVSAMNRLQSHSTSNPTSISQKAAVAALKGTDECVKKMAKAFQERRDTIVDRLNQIPKVHVRKPEGAFYVFPNVARYGIGSAKLSQRLLEEAHVAVVPGAPFGADDYIRLSYATSMENIKKGVDRIESFFRKFF; from the coding sequence ATGAATACCCTTCTTAAAACACATACCGTTTTGGCTAAACGCGTGATGGCGATCAGTGAGTCTGAAACTTTGGCGATCAATGCTCGGTCAGGGGAATTAAAAGCTCAAGGTGTGGATGTGGTGAGTTTTGCGGCTGGAGAGCCGGATTTTGATACTCCTGATCATATTAAGGAGTTTGCGAAGAAGGCCATTGATGAAGGTTTTACAAAATATACGCCTTCAGGGGGAACGCTCGAGCTTAAGAAGGCCATTTGCGAAAAATTTAAGAAAGATCAGAATTTAGACTATGCTCCCGAAAACGTTATTGTTTCTTGCGGGGCGAAACATTCCTTATTTAATGCGATTTTGTCTTTGTGCGATAAGGATGATGAGGTGATTATTCCTGTTCCCTATTGGGTGACCTATCCTGAACTGGTACGGTTGGCCAATGCGACGCCCGTTTTTTTAAGAACTCGGGAGGAAGAGGGTTTTAAGATTAATCCAGTTAATCTTAAAAAGGTTGTGAGTCGGAAGACAAAAGTCATTATCATGAACAGCCCATCTAATCCAACCGGATCTGCCTATACCCAGGATGAATTAAAGGAGATTGCGAAGATTGTATTTTCAGGTGGAGTTTATGTTATTTCCGATGAAATTTATTCAGAGCTGCTTTACGATGAAATGAAGCATACGAGTTTGGCTAATTTTAATAAGGACCAAACCTTGGTGGTGAATGGGGTTTCAAAATCCTATTCCATGACCGGTTGGCGTATCGGTTATTTGGCCGGGCCCAGTCAAATTGTAAGTGCGATGAATCGTTTGCAGAGTCATAGCACATCCAATCCAACGTCCATTTCTCAGAAGGCGGCGGTTGCTGCTTTAAAAGGGACGGATGAATGTGTGAAGAAAATGGCTAAGGCCTTCCAAGAAAGAAGAGACACTATTGTGGATCGGCTGAACCAAATACCCAAAGTACATGTTCGAAAGCCTGAAGGTGCGTTTTATGTTTTTCCGAATGTGGCTCGCTATGGGATTGGTTCAGCGAAACTTTCTCAGCGTTTGCTCGAAGAAGCCCATGTGGCGGTTGTTCCAGGAGCACCTTTTGGGGCGGATGATTATATCCGTCTTTCCTATGCGACTTCGATGGAAAATATTAAAAAGGGTGTGGACAGGATTGAAAGTTTCTTTAGGAAATTTTTTTAA
- a CDS encoding nucleoside-diphosphate kinase encodes MAKELAYVLVTPYTILKSRTGGIVARLLARAEQELVAVRMFAPSQKLVEEYAALLRNQDVQDEVDIRVGRHKEVLRDLISQYVLDNFSPDPETGQRRRVIMLLFYGENAVQKIRDEVVGHITSLSISGETIRDTYGDCLIDQEGKVRYFEPAVLVIPNPKGASEQLSLWAKYSDTDGGLLEDVIQYPKGTKPEKVLVLIKPENFQRPTSRVGNIIDMFSKTGLYIISARLIQMSVAQAMEFYGPVKKILQEKLKGGVAERVQAGLQEKFDFKIPNEILEHLTNQLAPLHGSHEFDKIVKFMTGSDPSEITDSEKTKEPGLQKCLALVYQGKDAVQKIRGVLGLTDPNKAAPATVRREFGQNILVNAAHASDSVENAEREIKIVKIAENDIRPMVERFLGGKMLEGVRS; translated from the coding sequence ATGGCAAAAGAATTAGCATATGTTTTGGTGACCCCGTATACCATTTTGAAATCTCGTACGGGTGGGATCGTTGCCCGTCTTTTAGCTCGGGCAGAACAGGAATTGGTGGCGGTACGGATGTTTGCACCCAGTCAGAAATTGGTTGAAGAATATGCAGCGCTTCTTCGAAATCAAGATGTTCAGGATGAAGTGGATATTCGGGTAGGTCGTCATAAGGAAGTTCTTCGGGATTTGATTTCTCAATATGTGCTTGATAATTTTTCTCCAGATCCCGAGACGGGTCAACGGCGCAGGGTGATTATGCTTCTTTTTTACGGAGAGAATGCGGTTCAAAAGATTCGCGATGAAGTGGTGGGGCATATTACTTCTCTTTCGATCAGTGGAGAGACGATTCGAGATACCTATGGAGATTGTTTGATCGATCAGGAGGGAAAGGTTCGTTATTTTGAACCGGCCGTTCTCGTGATTCCGAACCCAAAAGGGGCGAGCGAACAACTTTCGCTTTGGGCAAAATATTCTGATACCGATGGGGGCCTTTTAGAGGATGTCATCCAATATCCTAAGGGGACGAAACCGGAAAAGGTGTTGGTTTTGATTAAGCCTGAAAATTTTCAAAGGCCGACCAGTCGTGTCGGCAATATTATTGATATGTTCTCCAAGACGGGACTTTATATTATTTCGGCCCGTCTCATTCAAATGAGTGTGGCTCAAGCCATGGAATTTTATGGGCCGGTTAAAAAGATTCTTCAAGAGAAATTAAAAGGGGGCGTGGCAGAACGTGTTCAAGCAGGGCTTCAAGAGAAATTTGATTTTAAAATTCCAAATGAAATTTTGGAACATTTGACGAACCAGCTTGCTCCGCTTCATGGTTCTCATGAATTCGATAAAATTGTGAAATTTATGACGGGTTCCGATCCATCAGAAATAACGGATTCTGAAAAGACAAAAGAACCGGGTTTACAAAAATGTTTGGCTTTGGTCTATCAAGGAAAAGATGCTGTTCAAAAGATCAGGGGGGTTTTAGGATTAACCGATCCGAATAAGGCTGCACCTGCGACGGTTCGCAGAGAATTTGGACAGAATATTTTGGTGAATGCAGCCCATGCCTCTGATTCGGTCGAAAATGCTGAGCGTGAGATTAAAATTGTGAAAATTGCGGAAAACGATATTCGACCGATGGTCGAGCGTTTTCTAGGTGGAAAAATGTTAGAGGGAGTAAGGTCATGA
- a CDS encoding 6-phosphofructokinase — protein sequence MKKRIGVLTGGGDCPGLNAVLRVITKTAIQDFGMEVYGFEDGYAGLVENRFRPLSSWDVSGILTLGGTILGTSNRANPFKYPILKKQKLTYRDLSNQALRHYRKLGLEAIIAIGGDGTLSIASHLMKMGFNMVGVPKTIDNDLKGTDFTFGFDSAVAIVTEAMDRIHTTAESHHRVMIVEVMGRYAGWIALYGGMAGGGDIILIPEIPFDFKKVFSKIKERHKMGKNFSIVVVAEGAYPFRGHQIVKQKVKGSPDPIRLGGISALLSEKIEKKTGFESRFTVLGHLQRGGSPTAFDRILATRFGYEALQLIVKGDFGKMVALQGNEIESIPIEQAIGDLKKVPLDHPLIKVGRSLGISFGN from the coding sequence TTGAAAAAAAGAATCGGTGTTTTAACAGGAGGAGGCGATTGTCCTGGCTTGAATGCCGTTCTTCGAGTGATCACAAAGACCGCCATTCAGGATTTTGGAATGGAGGTCTATGGCTTTGAAGATGGCTATGCAGGCCTCGTTGAAAATCGGTTTCGTCCTCTTTCAAGCTGGGATGTTTCTGGAATTTTGACTCTAGGAGGGACCATTCTTGGAACTTCCAATCGAGCCAACCCGTTTAAATATCCTATTCTCAAAAAACAGAAATTGACTTATCGCGATCTTTCCAATCAAGCCCTCCGTCATTACAGAAAATTGGGATTGGAGGCCATCATCGCTATTGGAGGGGATGGAACTTTAAGTATTGCATCCCATCTCATGAAAATGGGTTTTAACATGGTGGGCGTTCCTAAAACCATTGACAATGATTTGAAGGGAACGGATTTTACTTTTGGTTTTGATTCTGCTGTAGCGATTGTCACAGAAGCGATGGATCGAATCCATACCACAGCAGAAAGTCATCATCGCGTGATGATTGTAGAAGTAATGGGTCGTTATGCGGGTTGGATTGCTCTTTATGGAGGGATGGCGGGAGGAGGGGATATTATTTTGATTCCTGAAATTCCATTTGATTTTAAAAAAGTTTTTAGCAAGATCAAGGAGCGGCATAAAATGGGCAAAAATTTTAGCATCGTGGTCGTTGCCGAAGGGGCTTATCCCTTTCGGGGTCATCAGATTGTTAAGCAGAAAGTGAAGGGAAGTCCTGATCCTATTCGTCTGGGAGGGATTTCAGCTCTTCTTTCAGAGAAAATAGAAAAGAAAACAGGATTTGAATCTCGTTTTACAGTTTTGGGCCATTTGCAAAGGGGGGGATCCCCAACCGCCTTTGACCGAATCTTGGCAACCCGATTTGGCTACGAGGCACTCCAATTAATTGTGAAGGGGGATTTTGGAAAAATGGTTGCTCTTCAGGGAAATGAAATTGAGTCTATTCCCATCGAACAAGCGATTGGAGATTTGAAAAAAGTCCCACTGGATCATCCCCTTATTAAGGTGGGTCGATCTCTCGGAATCTCATTTGGGAATTAA
- a CDS encoding tetratricopeptide repeat protein, whose translation MKIKTVRFIVSVLVGLILLTLSYFWIKTRHREEEPIRVTFDFGQPQKNRIAVLFFNNMSGSPDDEYLSDGLTEDIITRLAKIDGLNVMSATDVQRFKGRPITIKEVGKALNVDAVMEGSVRKVGETLLVTAQLIDVATGLHIWAERYERKIAVEDIFGLQNELATKIAQAAHLNLNQSAKETLTQRPTVSTEAYEVYLRGKFYHLQMTVEGNWMAIEMFQKAIELDPNFAIAYAGLGDAYANHYHRVEPRDRFWLDQASTQIKKALEMDPSLPEAHKALGHCYSNLGEHEKAAEEYQKALAVKPNYMEAQIGLGEAYCILGKYDEALHQLEEALDHHPEFSYIYYMMGCVYSMKKERDQALSWFGKAFERGFRNVELMARDSFLDPLRDDSGFKNLMKKFHLEHKKREAKAV comes from the coding sequence GTGAAAATAAAAACGGTTCGTTTTATTGTATCCGTTCTCGTCGGATTAATCCTTTTAACGCTTTCCTATTTTTGGATCAAAACACGTCATCGTGAAGAAGAACCTATTCGTGTTACCTTCGATTTTGGACAACCGCAAAAGAACCGCATTGCTGTTCTTTTCTTTAATAATATGAGTGGAAGTCCGGATGATGAATATTTAAGCGATGGTTTGACTGAAGACATTATTACCCGATTAGCTAAAATCGATGGTTTAAATGTGATGTCGGCTACCGATGTTCAGCGTTTTAAGGGGCGACCCATTACGATTAAAGAGGTTGGGAAGGCTTTGAATGTTGATGCCGTGATGGAGGGGAGTGTTCGCAAAGTGGGTGAGACTCTTTTGGTGACGGCTCAGTTGATTGATGTGGCCACCGGTCTTCATATTTGGGCGGAGCGCTACGAGAGAAAAATTGCCGTGGAGGACATTTTTGGGCTTCAGAATGAATTAGCCACAAAAATCGCTCAAGCGGCTCATTTGAATTTGAATCAGTCGGCGAAAGAGACCTTGACTCAGAGGCCCACGGTCTCGACCGAGGCTTATGAAGTGTATCTTAGGGGAAAATTTTATCATCTTCAAATGACCGTTGAGGGAAATTGGATGGCCATTGAAATGTTTCAGAAGGCGATTGAACTGGATCCTAATTTTGCGATCGCTTATGCAGGGTTAGGAGATGCCTATGCAAATCATTATCATAGGGTCGAACCTCGAGATCGATTTTGGCTGGACCAGGCCTCCACACAAATAAAAAAGGCGTTGGAGATGGATCCGAGTCTACCCGAGGCGCATAAGGCTTTGGGACATTGCTATAGTAATTTGGGAGAGCATGAAAAAGCTGCTGAGGAATATCAAAAGGCTTTGGCGGTGAAACCCAATTACATGGAGGCCCAGATTGGTTTGGGCGAGGCTTATTGTATTCTTGGAAAATATGACGAGGCCCTACACCAGCTTGAGGAGGCGCTTGATCATCACCCTGAATTTTCATACATTTACTATATGATGGGTTGTGTCTATTCAATGAAAAAGGAAAGGGACCAGGCCCTTAGCTGGTTTGGTAAGGCCTTCGAGAGAGGTTTTCGAAATGTTGAATTAATGGCCAGGGATTCTTTCTTAGACCCTTTAAGAGATGATTCCGGATTTAAAAATTTGATGAAAAAATTTCATTTGGAACATAAAAAAAGGGAAGCGAAAGCAGTGTAA
- the amrS gene encoding AmmeMemoRadiSam system radical SAM enzyme: protein MAETLEKTLSKYTIEGELYSLLPDGKIQCYACGHLCKIAPDHRGVCLVRSNRDGKLYVPFGYVGALQHDPIEKKPFFHALPGSSALSFGMLGCDFHCSYCQNWFTSQALRDPQAESSPHPISPQELVRLTQKYQAPVIASTYNEPLITSEWAAAIFKEAKRAGLKTAYISNGNATERVLDYLRPWVDLYKVDLKSFDENHYRQLGGQLQTVLKTISLLKEKGFWVEVVTLCIPGFNDSDQELKKIAQFLVSISKEIPWHVTAFHQDYRMQDRNGTPASTLLRAAHIGKEAGLDFVYAGNLPGQVGEFENTHCPHCQTTIIERLGFNVIKNRLVNGQCPQCQTKIPGVWE, encoded by the coding sequence ATGGCAGAAACTCTTGAAAAAACACTTTCAAAATACACCATCGAAGGAGAGCTTTATAGCCTCCTCCCCGATGGAAAAATTCAATGTTATGCCTGTGGTCATTTATGCAAAATCGCCCCCGACCATCGAGGGGTGTGTCTCGTCCGATCCAATCGAGATGGAAAACTTTATGTCCCTTTTGGCTACGTGGGAGCCCTTCAGCATGATCCCATCGAGAAAAAACCTTTCTTTCACGCCCTTCCAGGCTCGTCTGCCTTAAGCTTTGGAATGCTGGGATGTGATTTTCACTGTTCGTATTGTCAAAATTGGTTCACCTCTCAGGCCTTAAGAGACCCTCAAGCAGAATCCTCACCTCATCCCATCAGTCCCCAAGAACTGGTCCGTCTGACACAAAAATATCAAGCCCCTGTCATTGCCAGCACTTACAATGAACCCTTGATTACCAGTGAATGGGCTGCCGCCATTTTCAAAGAAGCCAAACGAGCAGGCCTTAAAACAGCCTATATCTCAAATGGGAATGCGACAGAAAGGGTGCTTGATTATCTTCGTCCCTGGGTTGATCTTTATAAAGTGGATCTAAAAAGTTTTGACGAAAATCATTATCGCCAACTCGGAGGGCAGCTCCAAACAGTCCTTAAAACGATTTCTCTTCTGAAAGAAAAAGGATTTTGGGTAGAAGTTGTCACTCTGTGTATTCCTGGATTTAATGATTCCGATCAAGAGCTCAAAAAAATAGCCCAATTTCTTGTTTCTATTTCAAAAGAAATTCCCTGGCATGTCACCGCCTTTCATCAAGACTACAGAATGCAGGATCGAAACGGAACACCTGCCTCCACCCTTTTAAGGGCCGCCCACATTGGAAAAGAAGCCGGACTTGATTTTGTCTATGCTGGGAATCTTCCGGGTCAGGTTGGAGAATTTGAGAATACACATTGCCCTCATTGTCAGACAACGATTATTGAACGTTTGGGTTTTAATGTGATTAAAAATCGACTAGTCAATGGCCAATGCCCACAATGTCAAACTAAGATTCCAGGAGTGTGGGAGTAG
- a CDS encoding HAD family phosphatase — protein sequence MSGKNFEPRKFKGILFDLDGVLVDSMHLHDQAWREALRSVGVKVGMTPHPDTIQNLILDKEKRLKEMEAAHLFPEARICIEKFHQQGYRLGIVTGSFLSEVRVFLKEEVLNYFRGVVTASDVHHGERHPEPYLMGLEKLGLSSEEVIVIENAPYGIRAAKSAGLTCIALSTSLPASYLSQADLVLSNLNEVIELFFS from the coding sequence ATGTCTGGGAAAAATTTTGAGCCTAGAAAATTTAAAGGTATTCTATTCGATCTCGATGGGGTTTTGGTCGATAGCATGCATCTTCACGATCAGGCGTGGCGAGAGGCTTTGCGCTCCGTAGGGGTTAAGGTGGGGATGACCCCTCATCCCGATACCATTCAAAATCTTATTCTCGATAAAGAAAAACGGCTGAAAGAGATGGAAGCCGCCCATCTTTTTCCAGAGGCCCGGATATGCATTGAAAAATTTCATCAGCAGGGCTATCGCTTAGGAATCGTAACGGGTTCTTTTCTTTCCGAAGTCAGGGTTTTCTTAAAAGAAGAGGTGTTAAATTATTTTCGAGGGGTGGTTACCGCCAGTGACGTTCATCACGGTGAACGCCATCCAGAGCCCTATCTCATGGGTTTGGAGAAGTTGGGTTTAAGTTCTGAAGAAGTGATAGTGATTGAAAATGCTCCCTACGGAATCCGAGCGGCGAAGAGCGCAGGACTTACTTGTATTGCCCTTTCAACCTCACTACCAGCCTCTTATCTGTCACAAGCCGATCTTGTTTTATCAAATCTCAATGAAGTGATAGAACTTTTTTTTTCGTGA
- a CDS encoding HU family DNA-binding protein → MNKAELVETIVKNKNSGIPSKAAAEKALDSVLTAIRTGLKKDKTVQLIGFGNFMVKNRKARKGINPKTGEQIQIKASRSVGFRPGKALKASV, encoded by the coding sequence ATGAATAAAGCAGAGTTGGTAGAAACAATTGTAAAAAACAAGAATTCGGGAATTCCTTCAAAGGCAGCAGCCGAGAAGGCCCTTGATTCTGTCTTGACAGCCATTCGAACCGGCCTTAAGAAGGATAAAACCGTTCAGTTGATTGGTTTTGGAAACTTTATGGTTAAAAACCGAAAAGCCCGAAAGGGAATCAATCCTAAGACTGGAGAACAAATTCAAATCAAAGCTAGCCGCTCCGTGGGTTTCAGACCAGGGAAAGCACTCAAGGCTTCGGTTTAA
- a CDS encoding zinc-binding dehydrogenase has protein sequence MKAAIFHEHGGPEKISFEDVPDPKLERGEVLIRVKACSLNHLDIWVRQGIPAYKIRLPHISGCDVSGEVAGLGDEVKGIKTGTRVIVAPGLSCFQCEYCLSGNDNLCQSYTILGAGVDGGYAQFVKAPFQNVIGISDSLSFEEAAAFPLTFLTAWHMLMTRCCLKAGQVVLVLAAGSGIGSAAIQIAKLAGARVIAAAGTEEKCERAKKLGADEIILYSKEDFSKKARVLTHGQGVDVVFEHVGRETWEKSVTALRKNGKLVTCGATTGNEVKLDLRYVFSRQLSILGSMMGCRSELLTLVRLMGEKKLKAVIDQIFPLAEARRAQERMLERKNFGKILLIPE, from the coding sequence ATGAAGGCCGCTATTTTTCATGAACATGGAGGTCCAGAAAAAATTAGTTTCGAGGATGTTCCGGATCCAAAACTGGAAAGAGGGGAGGTCCTCATTCGAGTGAAGGCTTGCTCCTTAAATCATCTCGACATTTGGGTTAGGCAAGGAATCCCTGCTTATAAAATCAGGCTGCCTCATATTTCGGGATGTGATGTTTCAGGAGAGGTTGCAGGCCTTGGAGATGAGGTCAAGGGTATAAAGACAGGAACACGGGTGATTGTTGCTCCCGGTTTAAGTTGCTTTCAGTGTGAATATTGCTTGTCTGGAAATGATAATCTTTGCCAATCTTACACGATTTTAGGGGCTGGAGTTGATGGAGGCTATGCTCAATTTGTGAAGGCCCCTTTTCAAAATGTCATCGGTATTTCTGACTCACTTTCTTTTGAAGAGGCCGCGGCTTTTCCGCTCACCTTTTTAACGGCTTGGCATATGTTAATGACGCGATGTTGCCTCAAAGCAGGTCAAGTCGTTTTAGTTCTTGCGGCTGGAAGTGGCATTGGTTCTGCGGCCATCCAGATTGCCAAATTGGCAGGCGCCCGTGTGATTGCGGCCGCTGGAACAGAGGAAAAATGCGAACGGGCTAAAAAGTTGGGGGCTGATGAAATCATTCTTTATTCCAAGGAAGATTTTTCTAAAAAGGCCCGTGTTCTCACCCATGGACAAGGGGTGGATGTGGTGTTTGAGCATGTGGGAAGAGAAACTTGGGAGAAAAGTGTGACTGCTCTTCGTAAAAATGGAAAATTGGTCACGTGTGGAGCAACAACAGGAAACGAGGTCAAACTCGATTTGCGTTATGTATTCTCACGTCAACTTTCCATTTTGGGATCGATGATGGGATGTCGGAGTGAATTGCTCACCTTGGTTCGTTTAATGGGGGAGAAAAAACTTAAAGCCGTAATTGATCAGATTTTTCCTCTTGCTGAAGCCCGCAGGGCGCAAGAGCGGATGCTCGAAAGAAAAAATTTCGGGAAGATTTTATTGATCCCTGAATAA
- a CDS encoding class I SAM-dependent RNA methyltransferase, giving the protein MENPSSKYCFGDLIELQLDSIAFGGEAVARLDGLVIFVEGGIDGEKVLAEVIQVKKKFLRARVKEILEPSSHRIKPSCSVFGECGGCQYQHIDYPHQLKIKENQVRDALERIGRLKDFEIEPIIGSSQAYGYRSRVDFHVVRDRDEIKIGFVNRSNESVIDVDHCPITSPQINQAYQMLRQKILKGEDHIPEWTQGIKFWETENGVEEFFLSHCGKVDLRGFEFISLKVDGKTFKVPPLSFFQVNLETIPFLIQCVRDFLELKGDEFLLDTYCGVGLFGVFLGSKVRKCVGVESDESAISFAKINAQENGLSNCKFVEKSVEKFLKQGKKDLGESPDRIILDPTRAGCTPSVLESLVTLGTPQVVYVSCNPTTLARDLSFLVKKRYHLDRIQPIDLFPQTQHCEVVVSLKIQNSKIKIQN; this is encoded by the coding sequence ATGGAAAATCCATCATCAAAATATTGTTTCGGTGATCTCATTGAACTTCAATTGGATTCCATCGCCTTTGGCGGAGAAGCCGTTGCTCGTTTGGACGGTTTAGTTATTTTTGTGGAGGGGGGGATTGATGGAGAGAAGGTTTTAGCGGAGGTGATTCAAGTCAAAAAAAAATTTTTGCGGGCCCGTGTAAAAGAAATTTTAGAGCCTTCTTCGCATCGAATCAAACCTTCCTGCTCTGTCTTTGGTGAATGTGGTGGCTGTCAATACCAGCATATTGATTATCCTCACCAGTTAAAAATAAAAGAGAATCAGGTTCGTGATGCCCTTGAAAGAATTGGACGATTAAAAGATTTTGAAATAGAGCCTATTATTGGTTCTTCTCAGGCTTATGGATATCGTAGTCGGGTGGATTTCCATGTTGTGAGAGATAGAGATGAAATTAAAATCGGCTTTGTGAATCGGTCGAACGAGTCTGTTATTGACGTGGATCATTGCCCAATCACTTCTCCTCAAATTAATCAAGCTTACCAAATGCTCCGTCAAAAAATTCTTAAAGGAGAGGACCATATCCCTGAATGGACTCAAGGGATTAAATTTTGGGAGACTGAAAATGGAGTTGAGGAATTTTTTTTAAGCCATTGTGGGAAAGTAGATTTAAGGGGATTTGAGTTTATTTCTTTAAAGGTGGATGGAAAAACTTTCAAGGTTCCTCCACTCTCTTTTTTTCAAGTGAATTTGGAGACCATTCCTTTTCTGATTCAGTGCGTTCGGGATTTTTTAGAACTTAAAGGGGATGAATTTTTGCTGGATACTTACTGTGGTGTGGGACTTTTCGGTGTTTTTTTAGGTTCTAAGGTTAGAAAATGTGTAGGCGTGGAGTCCGACGAAAGTGCAATTTCCTTTGCTAAAATCAATGCCCAAGAGAATGGACTTTCAAATTGTAAATTTGTTGAAAAAAGTGTAGAGAAATTTTTAAAACAGGGAAAAAAAGATCTCGGGGAGAGTCCCGATCGCATTATTCTTGATCCAACCCGTGCCGGTTGTACCCCAAGTGTTCTAGAATCCCTTGTCACTTTAGGGACTCCTCAGGTGGTCTATGTTTCTTGTAATCCAACCACTCTGGCTCGGGATTTGAGTTTCCTCGTCAAAAAAAGATATCACCTTGACCGTATTCAACCCATTGATTTATTTCCTCAAACCCAACATTGCGAAGTGGTGGTGTCTTTAAAAATCCAAAATTCAAAAATCAAGATCCAAAATTAA
- the rlmN gene encoding 23S rRNA (adenine(2503)-C(2))-methyltransferase RlmN, whose translation MTNPKKTKIFLSGLLLEELQAQCLAWGFEAYRAQQILDGVYRRGNKDVSEISNLPKKLKEILKSEVQIHDLSVVERAHSKMDQSVKYLFRLSDDEMVEAVWMPQARFKTICVSTQVGCPMKCSFCASGQVKFKRHLETHEMVGQILAIVADLKKGERPGHIVFMGMGEPLLNFDNLVKTLQILKAPWGLGIGARKITVSTVGYVPGILKWIEAGEALSQVRLSISLHATQDRIRSQIMQINDQYSLSTLMAVLKKYSESTSRRVTFEYVLLKDVNDRVSDARALASMVQNIAHSINVIEYNPIEGTQLERSLHGESFVAELRALGVAVTYRRSKGRDIEAACGQLRGAFLKRTKVGE comes from the coding sequence ATGACTAATCCTAAAAAAACAAAAATTTTTCTATCGGGTCTTCTTTTGGAAGAGCTTCAGGCGCAATGTCTTGCCTGGGGTTTTGAAGCTTACCGGGCTCAGCAGATTTTGGATGGGGTTTATCGCAGAGGGAATAAGGATGTGAGCGAAATTTCAAATTTGCCTAAGAAGTTAAAGGAAATCCTAAAAAGTGAAGTACAAATTCATGATCTTTCGGTGGTGGAACGGGCCCATTCCAAAATGGATCAGAGTGTGAAATATTTGTTTCGGCTTTCAGATGATGAAATGGTGGAAGCTGTATGGATGCCTCAAGCCCGTTTTAAAACTATCTGTGTTTCGACGCAAGTAGGCTGCCCCATGAAATGCAGTTTTTGTGCCAGTGGCCAGGTGAAATTTAAGCGACATCTTGAAACCCATGAAATGGTCGGACAGATTCTGGCCATTGTTGCGGATTTAAAAAAAGGAGAACGCCCTGGGCATATTGTTTTTATGGGGATGGGAGAGCCGCTTCTTAATTTTGACAATTTAGTGAAGACCCTTCAGATTTTAAAAGCCCCTTGGGGATTAGGGATCGGGGCTCGAAAAATAACGGTTTCAACGGTGGGTTATGTCCCAGGGATTTTAAAATGGATTGAGGCAGGAGAGGCGTTAAGTCAAGTACGTCTCAGTATTTCTCTTCATGCCACACAAGATCGGATTCGAAGCCAGATTATGCAGATCAATGATCAATATTCGCTCTCTACGCTAATGGCCGTTTTAAAAAAATATTCTGAAAGCACGAGCCGCCGCGTCACCTTTGAATATGTGCTTTTGAAAGATGTAAATGATCGTGTGAGTGATGCCCGTGCCTTGGCAAGCATGGTCCAAAATATTGCCCATAGTATTAATGTGATTGAATATAATCCGATTGAAGGGACTCAGTTAGAACGCTCTCTCCATGGAGAAAGTTTCGTGGCTGAACTGAGAGCGCTGGGCGTTGCCGTTACTTATCGTCGGAGTAAGGGCCGAGACATTGAAGCTGCTTGTGGGCAGTTGAGAGGAGCCTTCTTAAAGCGGACAAAGGTTGGAGAGTAG
- a CDS encoding transposase: MDGRGRAFDNIFVERLWRSVKYEDVYLKGYQTMTEAEEGLKRYFQFYTNERFHQSLGYRTPRASLRGKDRMERGIHLSTLIHRKERKKNQKTSDSN; the protein is encoded by the coding sequence ATGGATGGTCGGGGGCGGGCCTTCGACAATATCTTTGTGGAGAGGCTTTGGAGAAGTGTGAAATACGAGGACGTCTATCTCAAAGGGTATCAGACGATGACCGAGGCCGAGGAGGGCTTAAAACGTTATTTCCAGTTTTACACCAACGAGCGATTTCATCAGTCGCTTGGGTATCGAACACCCCGAGCGAGTCTACGTGGAAAAGATAGGATGGAAAGGGGTATCCATCTGTCCACGTTGATTCACAGAAAAGAAAGAAAAAAGAACCAAAAAACAAGTGATAGCAACTAA